A portion of the Liberibacter crescens BT-1 genome contains these proteins:
- the thiS gene encoding sulfur carrier protein ThiS, giving the protein MESFTIQLNGKEKKIYSKTLELLIDKEGFNPLIVATAVNGVFIAREKRADLQLKQNDTVEIVSPMQGG; this is encoded by the coding sequence ATGGAATCGTTCACTATTCAACTCAATGGTAAAGAAAAGAAGATATATTCCAAGACGCTAGAACTCTTAATAGATAAAGAAGGATTCAATCCATTAATAGTTGCAACAGCTGTTAATGGTGTTTTCATTGCAAGAGAAAAAAGAGCTGATCTACAGCTTAAACAAAATGACACCGTAGAAATAGTTTCTCCTATGCAAGGAGGTTAA
- a CDS encoding FAD-dependent oxidoreductase, with translation MQEVFFAHHEIPSLRGVRGEMIIIRCPDVFLSHPIRLLHPRSSIYVIPREDNYFMVGASMIESNHQNPITLRSAVELMNTAYALHPAFAEADIIELGVGIRPSFPNNMPKILENGKIFIINGMYRYGFLMAPILAMELSKRLKVQFYEGK, from the coding sequence ATGCAAGAGGTTTTTTTTGCACACCATGAAATTCCTTCTTTACGTGGTGTTCGTGGTGAAATGATCATAATACGTTGCCCTGATGTTTTTCTCTCACATCCAATCCGTTTATTACATCCTCGTTCCTCTATCTATGTTATACCTCGAGAAGATAATTATTTTATGGTTGGTGCTTCAATGATAGAAAGCAATCATCAAAATCCAATTACATTGCGCTCAGCTGTAGAACTCATGAATACTGCTTACGCTTTGCATCCTGCTTTTGCTGAAGCTGATATCATAGAACTTGGTGTTGGAATCCGACCATCTTTTCCAAATAATATGCCTAAAATTCTAGAAAATGGAAAAATTTTTATTATTAACGGAATGTATCGATATGGTTTTCTCATGGCACCAATATTAGCAATGGAGTTATCTAAGCGACTTAAAGTTCAATTTTATGAAGGGAAATAA
- a CDS encoding FAD-dependent oxidoreductase codes for MLSNINVAIVGAGVVGLTAASELLEKGMSITLFEKSNTISVQSSSWQAGGMISAFCESESSNDRLETFGQLAINWWLCHVPETIRSGTGTLVLTLSRDYEELNRFARRTHSYKWLNVDGIASLEPDLSERFSRGLFFYKEAFLNPRKTLVLLAEKIKQRGGFLHLGEEVNPQDLISEKKFDVIIDARGFFCTP; via the coding sequence GTGCTTTCTAATATAAATGTAGCAATCGTTGGAGCAGGTGTAGTTGGTTTAACAGCAGCAAGTGAGCTTTTAGAAAAAGGAATGTCTATTACTCTTTTTGAGAAGAGTAATACAATAAGTGTACAATCTTCTTCTTGGCAAGCTGGTGGGATGATTTCTGCTTTTTGTGAAAGCGAATCTAGCAATGATAGATTAGAAACTTTTGGACAGCTTGCGATAAATTGGTGGCTGTGTCATGTTCCAGAAACTATTCGAAGTGGTACCGGTACACTGGTTTTAACACTTTCACGTGATTATGAAGAGCTCAACCGATTTGCAAGACGTACACACTCTTATAAATGGCTTAACGTTGATGGAATAGCCTCTCTTGAACCAGACCTATCTGAACGTTTTTCGCGAGGGCTATTTTTCTATAAAGAAGCTTTTTTGAATCCACGAAAAACACTAGTTCTTTTAGCTGAAAAGATAAAACAAAGAGGCGGGTTCTTACATCTTGGAGAAGAAGTAAATCCTCAAGATCTTATATCTGAAAAAAAATTTGATGTTATCATTGATGCAAGAGGTTTTTTTTGCACACCATGA
- a CDS encoding M16 family metallopeptidase, with translation MTVKISKDPSGLTIISEMLPHVEGLSIGVYIKSGSRDETQEEHGIAHFLEHMLFKGTSRRSAKKIGEEIESVGGYINAYTSKEVTAYTINILKDDISLAVDILGDMLSNSLLDPDHINHEKDVILEEIGETADDPWSVVYRKFSEVAWRNQVIGRSVLGTKESILSFTSDKIRAYMSRNYVADRIFIVAVGGVDHNFLVKKVEECFNIKSSSTIVRNLVPSYYVGGTEILSRDLSEVHVMIGFLGCAYQSSDFYSSLILDNILGGGGMSSRLYQEIRERRSLCYSILSTHEAFSDNGIFYVSAATKKENLSELMFSIFEELYRICQSVGEEEISRACAQIRARLIMGGENPSTRAEEIAEQIMFYGNLIQRQKIIEKLSCITCKDITDLASRFFWDKNPTISALGPIETLPLTDHLTKKISSSKTK, from the coding sequence ATGACTGTTAAAATTAGCAAAGATCCTTCTGGGTTGACTATTATAAGCGAAATGCTTCCTCATGTTGAAGGATTATCTATTGGCGTATACATTAAATCTGGATCTCGTGACGAAACACAAGAGGAACACGGGATAGCTCATTTTCTTGAGCATATGTTATTTAAAGGAACTTCTCGTCGCAGTGCAAAGAAAATCGGAGAAGAAATTGAGAGTGTGGGAGGGTATATTAATGCATATACTTCTAAAGAAGTTACCGCTTATACTATTAACATTTTAAAAGATGATATCTCTTTAGCTGTTGATATACTTGGAGATATGTTAAGTAATTCTTTACTTGATCCTGATCACATAAACCATGAAAAAGATGTTATTTTAGAAGAAATTGGTGAGACAGCAGATGATCCTTGGAGTGTTGTTTATCGTAAATTCTCAGAGGTAGCATGGCGTAATCAGGTTATTGGGCGATCAGTTTTAGGAACAAAAGAAAGTATTTTATCTTTCACATCAGATAAGATACGCGCTTATATGTCACGTAATTATGTAGCAGACCGTATATTTATAGTCGCTGTTGGAGGAGTTGATCATAATTTTCTTGTGAAGAAAGTAGAAGAATGTTTTAATATTAAGTCTAGTTCTACGATTGTACGCAATCTGGTTCCATCTTATTATGTAGGTGGAACAGAAATTTTAAGCCGTGATCTTTCAGAAGTTCATGTAATGATAGGTTTTCTAGGCTGTGCTTATCAATCTTCTGATTTTTATTCATCCTTAATTTTGGATAATATTCTTGGTGGTGGAGGTATGTCTTCGCGTTTATATCAAGAAATTCGTGAACGGCGTAGTTTATGTTATTCGATCTTATCAACTCATGAAGCTTTTTCTGATAATGGTATTTTTTATGTTAGTGCGGCTACCAAAAAAGAAAATCTTTCAGAGTTGATGTTTTCAATCTTTGAGGAATTATATCGTATATGCCAATCAGTAGGAGAAGAAGAAATTTCTAGGGCTTGTGCACAAATTCGTGCCCGATTAATCATGGGAGGAGAAAACCCTTCTACTCGTGCAGAAGAAATTGCTGAACAGATAATGTTTTATGGGAATCTTATTCAGAGACAAAAAATTATAGAGAAATTATCGTGTATTACTTGTAAAGATATAACTGATTTAGCGAGTCGCTTTTTTTGGGATAAAAATCCAACTATTTCGGCTTTGGGACCTATAGAAACCTTGCCTTTGACTGACCATCTCACAAAAAAGATTTCATCTTCAAAGACAAAATAA
- a CDS encoding thiazole synthase: protein MLTFYDFKATSRLLLGSAQYPSPQILEKAIVSSGIEIVTMSLRREMRSEGNGQGFWSLISPLCKRILPNTAGCHSVKEAINTAYMAREVFKTTWIKLEIIGETDTLHPDLLALVEATRILHNDGFDVFPYMTEDLIVADKLLEIGCKVLMPWGAPIGTGRGLNNKYGLMSLRAHFPEVTMIIDAGIGRPSHAMEALEIGFDAILLNTAVAKAKDPIAMANAFSKATEAGYQAFLAGIIEERNMAIPSTPLIGKAILE from the coding sequence ATGTTAACTTTTTATGATTTCAAAGCAACCTCAAGGTTGCTTTTAGGGAGTGCACAATATCCTTCACCCCAAATCTTAGAAAAAGCAATAGTAAGCAGTGGCATTGAAATTGTTACAATGTCATTACGAAGAGAAATGCGCTCTGAAGGAAATGGTCAAGGTTTTTGGTCTCTAATAAGCCCACTTTGCAAACGTATATTACCAAATACTGCTGGATGCCATTCTGTTAAAGAAGCCATCAACACTGCTTATATGGCACGAGAAGTTTTTAAAACAACTTGGATAAAACTAGAAATCATTGGAGAAACAGATACGCTGCATCCCGATCTTTTAGCTTTAGTAGAAGCAACTCGCATATTACACAACGACGGATTTGATGTCTTTCCTTATATGACTGAAGATTTAATAGTTGCAGATAAACTTCTTGAGATCGGATGTAAAGTACTCATGCCTTGGGGGGCTCCAATTGGTACAGGACGAGGTCTTAATAATAAATATGGACTTATGAGTTTACGAGCTCATTTCCCTGAAGTTACTATGATTATTGATGCTGGAATTGGACGCCCATCACACGCTATGGAAGCTCTAGAAATAGGCTTTGATGCTATACTTCTTAATACTGCCGTAGCAAAAGCTAAGGATCCAATAGCCATGGCTAACGCATTTTCTAAAGCTACAGAAGCTGGCTATCAAGCATTTCTTGCAGGAATCATTGAAGAACGTAATATGGCAATACCGTCAACGCCTCTTATTGGTAAAGCAATTTTGGAATAA
- a CDS encoding threonine synthase: MLQKWPVFSKKEIRALQGLSYQEIAFFVLEAFIDGEITSEKLQMIIQESYRNFRHKTITPLLQIDANSFVLELFHGPTLAFKDIAIQLLSRIMNYILQDVNQYCI, from the coding sequence ATGCTTCAAAAATGGCCTGTCTTTTCAAAGAAAGAAATTAGAGCTCTTCAAGGCTTAAGTTATCAGGAAATAGCATTTTTTGTACTTGAAGCCTTTATTGATGGTGAAATTACATCTGAAAAACTTCAAATGATCATCCAAGAGTCTTATAGAAATTTTCGGCATAAGACAATTACTCCACTTTTACAGATAGATGCAAATAGTTTTGTACTTGAGTTGTTCCATGGACCAACTTTAGCTTTTAAAGATATTGCTATACAGCTTTTGTCTCGTATTATGAATTATATACTTCAGGATGTAAATCAATATTGCATTTAG
- the thrC gene encoding threonine synthase, producing the protein MEYVSTRGKAPSLDLSNVILKGLAEDGGLYMPQKWPVFSKKEIRALQGLSYQEIAFFVLEAFIDGEIASEKLQMIIQESYRNFRHKTITPLLQIGANSFVLELFHGPTLAFKDIAMQLLSRIMNYILEDINQYITVVGATSGDTGAAAVEAFAENKRVEVFILFPKDKISLVQQRQMTTSKARNVHVIAIDGNFDDCQRLVKEMFSDISFREAVNLSGINSINWARILAQMVYYFAAAVALGAPDRNVSFSVPTGNFGDIFAGYSAKRMGLTIENLILATNNNDILVRTLETGLYKTTQVKPTISPSMDIQVSSNFERLLFEASNRDVLLVNNAMISLQKNGFFKLSSDLLDNIKRDFYAKSASEDDTNEAIRSTLEYSGYLIDPHTATAIYAASEYQNSSVPLVTLATAHPSKFPAAVEAAAGIKPRLPVWLEDLMERKENFEILNNDIIAIKELIYSYKLKERLL; encoded by the coding sequence ATGGAATATGTTTCAACTCGTGGGAAAGCTCCTTCTCTTGATTTAAGTAATGTAATACTCAAAGGCTTGGCAGAAGACGGTGGTCTTTATATGCCTCAGAAATGGCCTGTCTTTTCAAAGAAAGAAATTAGAGCTCTTCAAGGCTTAAGTTATCAGGAAATAGCATTTTTTGTACTTGAAGCCTTTATTGATGGTGAAATTGCATCTGAAAAACTTCAAATGATCATCCAAGAGTCTTATAGAAATTTTCGGCATAAGACAATTACTCCACTTTTACAGATAGGTGCAAATAGTTTTGTCCTTGAGTTGTTCCATGGACCAACTTTAGCTTTTAAAGATATTGCTATGCAGCTTTTGTCTCGTATTATGAATTATATACTTGAGGATATAAATCAATATATTACAGTAGTAGGGGCTACTTCTGGAGATACAGGGGCGGCAGCAGTTGAAGCATTTGCAGAAAATAAAAGAGTTGAGGTTTTTATTTTATTCCCTAAAGACAAGATTTCTTTGGTCCAGCAAAGGCAGATGACAACTTCAAAAGCACGTAATGTGCATGTTATTGCTATAGATGGAAATTTTGATGATTGTCAACGATTAGTGAAAGAAATGTTTTCTGATATTTCGTTTAGGGAGGCAGTAAATTTATCAGGAATAAATTCAATTAATTGGGCACGTATCTTAGCTCAAATGGTTTATTATTTTGCTGCTGCTGTTGCTCTTGGTGCCCCTGATCGAAATGTATCGTTTAGTGTTCCAACTGGAAATTTTGGAGATATTTTCGCGGGTTATTCAGCAAAACGCATGGGACTGACAATTGAAAATCTTATCTTGGCAACAAATAATAATGATATTCTTGTTAGAACACTTGAAACAGGTTTATATAAGACAACTCAAGTCAAACCCACAATCTCTCCTTCAATGGATATACAAGTTTCTTCTAATTTTGAAAGGTTATTGTTTGAAGCGAGTAATAGAGATGTTCTTTTGGTAAATAACGCCATGATATCTCTTCAAAAAAATGGATTTTTTAAATTATCTTCTGATCTGTTAGACAACATAAAGCGTGATTTTTATGCTAAAAGTGCATCTGAAGATGATACAAATGAGGCAATTCGTTCTACTTTAGAATATTCTGGATATCTTATTGACCCACATACGGCTACCGCGATTTATGCGGCGTCTGAATATCAGAATAGTTCAGTTCCTTTGGTGACTCTTGCTACAGCGCATCCATCAAAATTTCCTGCTGCAGTAGAAGCTGCTGCAGGCATCAAGCCAAGGCTTCCTGTATGGTTAGAAGATCTTATGGAAAGGAAAGAGAATTTTGAGATTCTTAATAATGATATTATAGCAATCAAAGAGCTTATTTATTCTTATAAATTAAAAGAGAGATTATTATGA
- a CDS encoding branched-chain amino acid ABC transporter substrate-binding protein yields MKFNNFLGVLFVFLFSFSYGACSDIVIGVISPITGPLAIYGEQVINGVQGAVLDINNKGGILGTKVIIKNVDDAGEPKQGVSAANHLISEGVQFVIGPFISAVSFPVSNILNDSGVLMITPTASAVDLTTRGLKNVLRTCPPDDEQGESAAKYVLSHFKNSKIAIIHDKTVYGKGLADIFKKTLNESGVKEQLYDSINPGEKDFSVIISHFKEANIDVLYFGGYPAEAGLILRQFVDKDKHPVFIGSEPLSSSELWTIARDNAEGVLFTGTLNFKDNPAYAGVINNFKSRGVPLEPVTFNAYAAVQVLEAGIKKVGIDKGVDAVSDAIKHFGPIDTIIGTIVYKETGDIVSQRYSMYTWKKGTIVDLGKIS; encoded by the coding sequence ATGAAGTTTAATAATTTTCTGGGCGTGTTGTTTGTTTTTTTATTTTCGTTTTCTTATGGTGCATGTTCGGATATTGTTATAGGGGTTATATCTCCAATTACTGGTCCTTTAGCAATTTATGGAGAGCAGGTTATAAATGGCGTGCAAGGTGCTGTTTTAGATATTAATAATAAGGGAGGGATTCTTGGAACCAAGGTCATTATAAAAAATGTAGATGATGCTGGTGAGCCAAAGCAAGGAGTATCAGCAGCAAATCATCTTATTAGTGAAGGAGTCCAGTTTGTTATAGGCCCTTTTATTTCAGCAGTATCGTTCCCTGTTTCAAATATTTTGAATGATAGTGGTGTCTTAATGATTACACCTACTGCAAGTGCTGTAGATTTAACTACGCGTGGCTTAAAAAATGTTTTAAGAACTTGCCCACCAGATGATGAGCAAGGAGAATCTGCTGCAAAATATGTTCTTTCTCATTTTAAAAATTCTAAAATTGCCATTATTCACGATAAAACTGTTTATGGAAAAGGTCTTGCTGATATTTTTAAGAAGACTCTAAATGAATCTGGAGTCAAGGAACAGTTGTATGATTCAATTAATCCTGGTGAAAAGGATTTTTCTGTAATTATTTCTCATTTTAAAGAAGCCAATATAGATGTTTTATATTTTGGTGGTTATCCGGCTGAAGCTGGTCTTATTCTAAGGCAATTTGTTGATAAAGATAAACATCCGGTTTTTATAGGGTCAGAACCTCTTTCGAGTAGTGAATTATGGACAATCGCTCGTGATAATGCTGAAGGTGTTCTTTTTACTGGTACATTAAATTTTAAGGATAATCCTGCTTATGCTGGTGTTATTAACAATTTTAAATCTCGAGGTGTGCCTCTAGAGCCTGTTACATTTAATGCATATGCTGCTGTTCAGGTCCTTGAAGCAGGTATTAAAAAAGTAGGGATTGATAAGGGAGTGGATGCTGTTTCTGATGCTATTAAGCATTTTGGGCCTATTGATACAATTATAGGTACAATAGTCTATAAGGAAACAGGAGATATTGTATCGCAAAGATATTCAATGTATACATGGAAAAAGGGAACAATAGTTGATTTAGGAAAAATATCATGA
- a CDS encoding SEL1-like repeat protein, which yields MNGLQPKNRHSEIDVLNRTLEGLEERVEGLMQHVKAQSQLRIHEKEKRSSPLSKLQTNHSLNPNLHTEKKLFLHHAPEQEIIKNQNFDYNQDEFSKNTKMINLLEPDDSHSIEHRNKLDSSKKGFENQYMLKKLEKLVNQLENSKTQPKELTIEKNINPENSQDKNIIIQKSSLDSFHRDILRLVESIDWLCKVTPNATIKNLHKEFEAFCLKIDSLAKEKSLREMETYWQDIQKYLAKMDVQILHQELTFLTQQMDEVKYKLGEIKENPDVKTLEKKLNSLLLSTQQIVKLLHPINGEVILEQFSGIDSRLSEISQTISTNNHTIGQDNQKLIQRIENRLEALNNQIQKLQNEFNKRQVPTELISQLLEVLHARIKELGVSEQSTLRLAERLDEFSNLIEKSYRTESFSELTQYLLEISNKINALEQDTTNKDLSNKLDYLVHHINEITKPTKNISQEVFNNLQKTLKEITLHLENASHAPQNYTVALRNLENQICNLSEYIKSNPQAKDPSEEIYKRVSLLEDYITTNDQYVIEAAQQAAKAVFKSYEAKNKELNFSDKDDINQSNKLQEKPQKHNKNSFQELHNTLEQIAKKLDKIESKQHNTVKSQKTPYFEESQSISSSMNSSSLKKSHEQLNIEPDKEEKRKENPIKRLYKNFKKGEEELSSSDKLSFIEDNIPSINSLTLSDNSEEDYPLEPGETKIPSVKKILERVSSIQNNGRHESNGTDYIAAARRAALAASMEDLIYLKKEGNKPIIPKYNRTLRETVSKHWFVFIVFIAVLITSSFLISPILNYAKNNKDTLNPQSTKNLSQKIDQKPKEKKVSFNHLNKDSVIVKKEEIEKIPATKVATSTIRMEPSTNKFSSIEINVPDTIKPLALLKAARSGEPVAFFEIATHYLEGRNTVSADPAIAAKWYRIAAMYNFAPAQYRLGNLYEEGIGVIRNLEKAHYYYKMAANQGNINAMDKLAALFLNFEKTPNYKEGIPWLLKAANFGVTNSQFNLGILYLNGNGLPKDITEAYKWLSIAARNGNKMAEAKCIEISKILSPEEFHKASLKIQSWKQQEANPYMNSVIIPNSWRYDDTIKPSIDTKMTTRNIQELLNRNGFNVGSVDGNYGPKTISAIKAFQKSVNLKEDGIISNKFVNELVKHSKN from the coding sequence ATGAATGGATTACAACCTAAAAATCGACATTCTGAAATAGATGTACTAAACCGTACACTTGAAGGGCTTGAAGAACGTGTTGAAGGCTTGATGCAACATGTAAAAGCTCAATCACAGCTAAGAATTCATGAAAAAGAAAAGAGAAGTTCACCGCTATCGAAACTTCAAACTAATCATTCTTTAAATCCTAATCTTCATACTGAAAAAAAATTATTTCTACATCATGCTCCTGAACAAGAAATTATAAAAAATCAAAATTTTGATTATAATCAAGATGAATTCTCAAAGAATACTAAGATGATTAATTTACTGGAACCTGATGATTCTCATTCTATTGAACATAGAAACAAATTAGATTCTTCTAAAAAAGGATTTGAAAATCAATATATGCTCAAAAAGCTTGAAAAGCTTGTGAATCAACTTGAAAACTCAAAAACTCAGCCTAAAGAACTCACTATTGAGAAAAATATAAACCCAGAAAATTCTCAAGATAAGAATATAATAATTCAAAAATCTTCTTTAGATTCGTTTCATCGCGATATACTGCGTTTAGTTGAAAGTATTGATTGGCTATGCAAGGTTACACCTAATGCAACTATCAAGAATCTCCATAAAGAATTCGAAGCATTTTGTTTAAAAATAGATAGTCTTGCTAAAGAAAAATCTCTCCGTGAAATGGAAACCTATTGGCAAGATATTCAAAAATACCTTGCCAAAATGGATGTGCAAATTTTACACCAAGAACTTACTTTTCTGACTCAACAGATGGACGAAGTAAAATACAAACTTGGAGAAATAAAAGAAAATCCAGATGTTAAGACGCTAGAAAAAAAACTGAATTCTCTTTTACTTTCCACTCAGCAGATTGTTAAATTATTGCATCCTATAAATGGAGAAGTTATACTCGAACAGTTTTCAGGAATTGATTCACGTCTTTCTGAAATAAGTCAAACAATATCTACGAATAACCATACTATAGGACAGGACAATCAAAAGCTCATTCAAAGAATTGAGAATCGTCTAGAAGCGTTAAATAACCAAATTCAAAAACTACAGAATGAATTTAATAAGCGTCAAGTCCCTACTGAACTAATCTCTCAACTTCTTGAAGTCCTCCACGCTCGCATAAAGGAATTAGGAGTTTCTGAACAATCAACTTTGAGATTAGCTGAACGTTTAGATGAATTTTCAAATCTTATCGAAAAATCATATAGGACAGAATCTTTTTCAGAACTGACTCAATACCTCCTTGAGATATCCAATAAAATTAATGCCCTTGAACAAGATACAACTAATAAAGATTTATCTAATAAACTAGATTATTTAGTACACCATATAAATGAAATTACAAAACCTACAAAGAATATTTCTCAAGAAGTCTTTAATAATTTACAAAAAACTCTTAAAGAAATTACTTTACACCTAGAAAATGCTTCTCATGCACCACAAAATTATACTGTTGCACTGCGTAACCTTGAAAATCAGATTTGTAATTTATCAGAATATATAAAAAGCAATCCACAAGCGAAAGATCCTTCAGAAGAAATCTATAAACGTGTATCTCTTTTAGAAGATTATATTACTACTAATGATCAATATGTTATAGAAGCTGCTCAACAAGCTGCAAAGGCAGTATTTAAATCTTACGAAGCAAAAAATAAAGAACTAAACTTTTCAGATAAAGATGACATTAATCAATCTAATAAATTACAAGAAAAACCCCAAAAACATAATAAGAATTCTTTTCAAGAACTTCATAATACACTTGAACAAATTGCTAAAAAATTAGATAAAATTGAATCTAAACAACATAATACTGTTAAATCACAAAAAACTCCTTACTTTGAAGAGAGCCAATCCATTTCATCTTCTATGAATTCCTCCTCCCTAAAGAAATCTCATGAACAGTTGAATATAGAACCTGATAAAGAAGAGAAAAGAAAAGAAAATCCTATTAAACGTTTGTATAAAAATTTTAAGAAAGGAGAGGAAGAGCTTTCTTCCTCAGATAAGCTGTCCTTTATTGAGGACAACATACCATCTATAAATTCTTTAACTCTTTCTGATAATTCTGAAGAAGACTACCCTCTAGAACCCGGAGAAACAAAGATTCCTAGTGTAAAAAAAATATTAGAACGGGTATCATCAATTCAAAATAATGGTCGTCATGAATCTAATGGAACAGATTATATTGCAGCTGCACGACGTGCTGCTTTAGCTGCTTCCATGGAAGATTTAATATATCTAAAAAAAGAGGGAAATAAACCTATTATCCCAAAATATAATAGGACTCTAAGAGAAACCGTATCAAAACATTGGTTTGTATTCATAGTTTTTATTGCAGTTTTAATCACATCTTCATTTCTAATTTCACCTATATTAAATTATGCTAAAAACAATAAGGATACTTTAAATCCACAATCCACCAAAAACTTATCCCAAAAGATAGATCAAAAACCTAAAGAAAAAAAAGTTTCTTTTAATCATTTAAATAAAGATTCTGTTATTGTTAAAAAAGAAGAAATAGAAAAAATCCCTGCTACTAAAGTAGCAACAAGCACTATCAGGATGGAACCATCCACTAACAAATTTTCATCTATTGAAATTAATGTTCCCGACACTATTAAACCTCTTGCTCTATTAAAAGCTGCTCGTTCTGGTGAACCTGTCGCTTTTTTTGAAATTGCTACACATTATCTCGAAGGAAGAAATACTGTTTCTGCTGATCCTGCCATAGCCGCTAAATGGTACAGAATAGCAGCTATGTATAATTTTGCACCTGCCCAATATCGTCTCGGTAATCTTTATGAAGAAGGAATAGGTGTTATACGTAATTTAGAAAAAGCTCACTACTATTACAAGATGGCAGCAAATCAAGGCAACATCAATGCAATGGATAAATTAGCAGCTCTATTTCTGAATTTTGAAAAAACGCCTAATTATAAAGAAGGAATTCCTTGGCTTTTAAAAGCTGCAAATTTTGGGGTAACAAATAGTCAATTTAATTTAGGTATACTTTATTTGAATGGGAATGGCCTGCCAAAAGATATAACAGAAGCGTATAAATGGCTATCTATTGCAGCAAGAAATGGCAATAAAATGGCGGAAGCAAAATGTATTGAAATATCTAAAATCCTATCTCCTGAAGAATTTCATAAAGCTTCTCTGAAAATTCAGTCTTGGAAACAACAAGAAGCAAATCCTTATATGAATAGTGTAATTATACCAAATTCTTGGAGGTATGACGATACTATAAAGCCGTCTATTGATACAAAAATGACAACACGTAATATACAAGAACTTCTTAATCGTAATGGCTTTAATGTTGGTTCCGTAGATGGAAACTATGGTCCAAAGACAATCTCCGCTATAAAAGCTTTTCAAAAATCAGTAAACTTAAAAGAGGATGGTATAATTTCTAATAAATTCGTTAATGAATTAGTTAAACACAGTAAAAATTAA
- a CDS encoding HesA/MoeB/ThiF family protein: MKNLSRYNQQIMLPEIGEEGQALLHCAHVLIIGAGGLSSTLLPILTGAGIGTISLYDEDHVEEKNLHRQTLFTMNDINHFKAKVAATRLESINPDCKIKPYIQRLTPANVAEAVAPADIIIDAADNFAVTYILSDACLDNKKPFVSASVLGLLGFVGCFCNEAPSYRAVFPSLPSQANSCSTTGVLGGVVSIIASIQAQLVLAYLLKFKPAPPGLMITFNGHGFIFGSFSFLNAPEPEENKKIPFISMNNICSSDIIFDLRSVEEMPSLPIKESIRLSLEDIPLWASNLSGNREQRIVFCCRSGLRAANAAYYFKEAGFSKVALIAFSAT, from the coding sequence ATGAAAAATTTGAGTCGTTATAATCAACAAATCATGCTTCCAGAAATAGGAGAAGAAGGACAAGCTCTTCTCCATTGTGCTCATGTGCTGATCATTGGTGCTGGTGGATTAAGCTCAACTTTATTACCAATATTAACAGGAGCTGGGATTGGTACTATAAGCTTATATGATGAAGATCATGTAGAGGAAAAAAATTTACACCGCCAAACACTTTTTACAATGAATGATATAAATCATTTCAAAGCAAAGGTAGCAGCAACAAGACTCGAATCTATTAATCCAGACTGTAAAATCAAACCCTATATACAACGACTTACACCTGCAAACGTAGCTGAAGCTGTAGCCCCTGCAGATATTATCATTGATGCGGCAGATAACTTTGCAGTTACTTATATCCTTAGTGATGCCTGCCTAGATAATAAAAAACCTTTTGTAAGCGCTTCTGTTCTTGGTCTATTAGGATTCGTTGGTTGTTTCTGTAATGAGGCCCCAAGTTATCGAGCAGTTTTCCCATCGCTACCAAGTCAAGCAAATAGCTGTTCTACAACAGGAGTTCTTGGAGGAGTAGTGTCTATTATTGCCAGCATCCAAGCACAGCTTGTGTTAGCATACTTATTAAAATTTAAACCAGCACCTCCTGGGTTAATGATAACTTTTAATGGGCATGGATTTATTTTTGGCAGTTTTTCTTTCCTTAATGCTCCCGAACCAGAAGAAAATAAAAAAATTCCTTTTATTTCAATGAATAACATCTGTTCTAGCGATATTATTTTTGATCTTCGTAGTGTAGAAGAAATGCCTTCTTTACCTATAAAAGAATCTATACGTTTATCTCTAGAAGACATCCCGCTTTGGGCATCTAACCTATCAGGTAACAGAGAACAACGAATAGTATTTTGCTGTCGTTCTGGTTTAAGAGCAGCTAATGCTGCTTATTACTTTAAAGAAGCAGGTTTTTCAAAGGTCGCATTAATTGCCTTCTCAGCTACATAA